The following is a genomic window from Solanum stenotomum isolate F172 chromosome 4, ASM1918654v1, whole genome shotgun sequence.
GCACCTCCAGGAACATCCACGTCAAATCTATAAATAAAGCATAANACCCAGAGAAAAAACTCCAAGAGATGAAGGCACCAAAGCAAGAAAAAGGGATGCCTGGTGCAGGTGGGGTTCAGGGAAAGGCCGTACCACAAGGGTCTATTGTATGCAGCCTTACCCTGCTGTTCTGCAAGAGGTTGTTTTCATTTTCCATGGCTTGAACCTTTGAGAACGATTCTCTTTtgtcaaaaagataaaaaatcttTTGTTCACTTTGAGTGCTGAAAGTATGATTTTGTGTTTTTGAGCATCAATTGGAATATTTCATGAGTATGTGAAATGAATCTATTGCCAAGATATAAGTACATCAACTTTAAGCTCATAATACAAAACAGAAGGAGAAGAGGTCACCTCCAATGGAATTGCAAATGAAGAAGGCTTTATCTCCGATAACATCCTTACAAAAATCGTTTAGTTGGCTGCCCCATGTTTCAAATGAATAAAAGTTGTCTACACCAAGCTCACGAGGATTTGGTTTGTCTGAATAGCCATAACCAATAAGGTCGATAGAGAACACCCGATGTGACTGTGCAAGAACAGGTAGATTTTTTCTCCAGTGGTCACTGTGGGAAAAGGATCATTCCGAATGCGGGTTCAAAGACAATCAAATAGTAACAAAGTGACAAAGACGATCTATGTGCGCGGAACCAATAAATTGAAACTTGCATTCAAATGTAACCAAATCAATCAACAGCCAGCAAAATAAGCTACACGTGAATGTTGTGTTCTTGTTTGCAACTATAAAGAAATtcttactccctctgtttcaatttattcatcttatctttttagtctgtttcaaaaagaaggtctctttccttttttgacaactctttaattctaactttccacaccgcatgtttaagaccacaagattcaaaattcttctttacttttttaaactacgtgtcaagtcaaaaccaaacaaacaaattgaaacggagggattACCATTTATGCCATTTCCGTTGTTAGCCTATGGCAGCAAGATGTAAGTTTTACAAGCACAAATTGGCTCAAGTGATGAAAGATCATCTATACTTGGTAAAGAAAACAAGATTGATTGCGAAGTTCTCGGTATTATTCTATAGTTTCCATTCAAGTATCTTTGAAGAAAATTAGCATAACAGACTATTGGTTTTGGTATACAGATGGACAAAACGTATCAAAGATAACCTACAtgttaaaattcaaattctataaTCTACTATGTGATTAAAACTTCAGAGCCAAAAGAGAAAGGGACACTCTATTTGTGGTGTAGTTTTGCAAATTAATACCTATAAGCAAAATGTGATTGATGTTGACCTGTTTGCTCCAAAACCATGGACTAAAACGAGCGCAGGGCCACTGTTGCCACAATACTGGTATCGGATGGAATAGCCCTTCCAGTTCCACGTACTGCAGGACCAAAAGAAACATATAAACAGTTGAAGATGGAAAGTGCAAAATCAGGCAATACACCAAATGATATCATTAAGAAATCTTAACTAACAAAATAGTCAGTTTTGATAACATTCACAATCTTCCCAAATATTGATTATTTCGAAACATTCAATTGATTCGCCACAGCTTGTTCTGCAAGTACTTTCCAAGCATAGTGGGAATGTAATTTTCTTAACAGAAACGTATGTGCTCGAGTTATAGAAAGGTAATAGCTTTATGATtaatcataaagtttttttcatCTACTACACCAACTAGCATTACTATATATTCAATCTGTCACTAGTCCCACGCCACTCTTTTAGTAAGGAAGAAGTACATCGATCGATTAATCAATCAACTAAGTTTAAATCCCAACTAGTTGGAGTTCGCTATATTTAGAGACTGATGGAGCATATAAAGACTAGTATTCAACCGAGCACGTCATTTCAAAACGGAACCAACCTCTATGagaaaaaataaccaaaatatcAACAATTATCAAATTCCGAACCCATATTTCATAATTCATACGTACAATGGATTCAGTGGAAAGAGCCTAACGGTTGAACTCATCAAACTTAAATCTTAGATTAGCCTCTGGTTACAAGAATTCCCTATATATATTCCCCTCTATAGGGACAGAAGCAGAGCTACAAGCTTGTCTATGGGTTTGGCTCAAAACCTATATTTGTACTCAAACATCCACTTACTacaccaacaacaacatacccagtgtaactCCGCAAGTGAGATTGTGGGGTTTGTGGAGGATAGTGTATACGCAGACCTTTCCCCTACCTTGGAACACGTAGAGAACCTATGTAGATAACATCcacttaatatgtataaataatctaTCAACAACCTAGTAAGCTGTCTTTTCTAGAATTCAAAACTCATAAACTCAAAATCCCAGCTCCGCATTAGGGGCTCATTTCATATCAAAGATAAAGTAACCTACTGTAAAACTCCCCACATTACAACTCTCAATCTTTCTTCTTACTTCCAAGTCCATTGGGCAACAAAAGCTACAGTCTTTTTTCACCTATTgtttgggggaggggggggtATGAGCAAGAATACAAAAAGATCAGATTTTTACCTGGTTTTGACATCAATGGAAACTTGGGTCTTGTTTTCTTTAGAGGTTTCATCAATTGAACAATCATTTACAAGtgaatttgatatatatccACAAGATTTTGGATTCTTGATAGAAAAGAACAACTTTTTAGGAACATATTTTTTGGTACAAAAAGGGATTGAACTAATAGAGATTTTCTTGTTTATGCTTTGTGAAAGTGAAACAGGGAAATCCAATTTAGATATGGAGATTGTTGAAGAACTTGTTATTGCCATAATAATCATAGAAAGCAAAACACACAGAAAATGAGAGTGTTGAAGCTAAAGTTGCAAATAAAgcttaaaaaaatctaatttttttccatactaTTTGGACAGCATCAAGCCACATATATACACTCATGTCcctatattttcttgaaattgatAGTATTGTGTTGGATGAACATTAGTAGATAGTCGAGTGTTGATTTAATATCACTTTttaatattgttgttattattttcgtattattttatttcttcaattttagcattattctattttttggaaaatagtaTCTTAATCTTCCCAAGATATGATTAAAGCTATGTATAGgttacatttttatatttcacTCGTGAAATTACGACgaatataatgattttttaatttgatttagccctttttttatatacatactTAGTTATTATAGGAGAAATTTTTATGTAAGTCTATATACTAGTTAAATAATTAAACTCataaatttttcaataatagAATATGtatctaattcatttttaatttagtaagtaaatataatttttaaatactctaaatagttaaacaaattattcattatattttttaaaaaaaatagattatattATACATCGTACAAGATTGTACGAATAATTGTTAAAAAGTATGAGTAGTGATAATCGACGATGATCAATGATTTATAATGATTATGTCAATGTGCAATATAATTGCACGTTAAAAGTAATTGTGTCAGATAAATAGATAAAGTGGTGATAATTGTTacatttgcaaaaaaaaattaagtaaaaagtttttcattttcatgattCGAATTCAATATTActgattaaataataatatttttctatttgacTTTCAAGAAAAAATCCTCAACTCTCTACATTATGCTTAGcctctttgaaaaaaaaatgaaattgtgtGAAAACTACAAATTTAGGGGCTTTCAGGCCATTGCCTTTGAATGTCAAAGTAGTATGTGATATCCACATagcatctttctttttcatctaTAACCtgaaacaccaaaaaaaaaaaaaaaatggttagcggcaataaatatatatattaataaaaagtgTTAAATATTTATCgatattagttaattgtcattggatccATATCGCTATAGATATTTACAAAGAAATGTTAATTGCTGCTAAAATATACCTGTGTTCTTGTAGTATATAAACCCCTTGCAAAGACACCAGAAGGTGTGACATCTTCTTCTAATTCATATACATATGGCTCTTTTCGAGGTTCAAAAGTTCCCAACATCACTTGAGACTTATCAACTGTCATaacaatgaaaattttataaataaataaaaggaaaaattacgcgATATCATAAATATGTAGactatatttataatatagacaactatatttcaaaaattataaagagGAGCTATATCTTAAGATTTGTAGCAAATGCACAATACACATATACATTGATATAGCTCTTTTGCATGTTTTAACTAATACAATATGTGTTGATAGTAATTGTAGCTAGCTACGTTTAAATTCAGCTCAAATCAATTATACATCACCCTCAATAATGTTGCTACTCACACATATCTCTCTCGAAAATCTTTTAATCATGATATTCATATTCATGATGTACTCAATATAGAACACttaacacaacaacaacaagaaaaaaaaaaaacatatgaattaGAGAGTACACAAAATACAAGTGAAGGgtaaaaaacacatttaaagTAGTTCATTTTTTCGAGCTCATATTTGAACTATCACCAACTATCAATTGTTCGCTTCTCCTACCTGAAATTACTATCGTATGAAACTCGCATATATGATAGTTCAAATATGAAACTCGAAAAATTGATATACTTTGgatgtattttttatcattaactCAAATGTTTAATTTGTATTTACCTCTTACACCAGTTTTCCATGTAGTGTTGATGTATTTGAGACCACAAACAACATTGTTGGAGACAGTaaatgaaaatttgagtttgtatCTACTTGCTTCCTTGAGAGTGAAGAGACATTCTTTAGGTGTGGAAAAGAATGGCTCACATAACACTAACTCTGGTCTCTCAGGacaaattatgtataattttggtTCTTGTACTTCTGGTTCTAATTcattctctaaaaataaaataaaatataagattaTAAACACAAAATTCTTGTTAATAATAAcataagattaaaaataaatgacattttGTGTAGAGAaaccaaagaaaataaaaattgttggaTGATTTATTTTCGATCTGTCATATTTTTGGTGGACAGAAGTATTTGATTCATGAACTTGTAGGCAAAAATCGATATAACTAAGTTTCAATGGGTAATACAACTCCCCTATACCACGACGGACTTAGTTTTAAAATAAGAGTTTATctgaattaaatattttttgaatagaagtacttatatagatatatatgtgGAGAATTGTGaaacttttaataaatattaagttTTGAATCTATAATTATAAAAGTGTAATACGTTTAATTGTGTCGACATAAAGGTTGAAATATcttgaatataattttattcaagCAGAATAGCATACgtgtgataaaataattaaagtgcgagcaaactaaaaaaaacaagagGTATATTGTGATAGCTTTACTTGGAAAAttggtccttttttttttagcaagAATGAATAGAATTAGTTTATTGTAGTTTTTAATATttctaacataaaataatattagattAGAATATAAtctctccgtccacttttaattgtcatagtttttctttttagagtcaaatgataataacttcgattaacattttatgatgtatttttttatcatattgatatacacaaaattataatttgtagtacttttcgtatagtttttgaatatctaattttttttatttaaaatatcgaattaatgtaatctaatttaactttgtaaattagttaaattgactttcgaaaaatgtaacataacaaacataacaattaaaagtgaacgaTATGAATTGTAAATTTGGACACCAAGAACATACCTTCATCTGAAGTGCTATAATCACTCTCAAGAAGTTGCTCCTCCCTCAAACTTTCATCAtcctttcaagtaaaaacaaacaATACATAATTAATCACACATATAATTATCTATCaattatattcttaataaagaaaaaaagaaggcaTTATGATATATCAACACCAAGTTTTAATAGACAGAGTTATTTGATAATTGTACAGGTGAATAATAGCAAATATTCTGTAACATTAATTTAGATGCACATAAGCTGACACAAACATCACCATCATTACCAGCATCTTCATATTCTCTTGTTGATTATTTTCATCCATCATTGTGTCCATGATCAAGGCCTTGCTTGGTGAGATTGGTTCAACAATAGCTGACATTTTCACCAGCCTTTTTTTTACAATCGAGAAATTCACGAGAGTTAATGATggacgatatatatatatattttataatcgAGAAATCCTCAAAAGTTAGTTGCACACGATTCAAAAATTTAATGAATAACAATGAActcgcccctctacccttcttcaCTTAAATTATCACCACCaaattatttaaagaaaaatatgaatgaagaagaaagggtTGTAATGGTGGTGAAATTGAAGTGCAAAGGTGGAAGAGTCTTAAGATAAAGAGAAATTAGAAGAATTTCAAGAAAGTGATTAATGTTTAtggtattaattaattatttaatttgttaattatgGGGGAAAACAAGAATTAAGGGAAGCTTAATTTTGTTCATTCATGTTGAAAGGTGAATATGAGGTTATAACAGAATTCTGTTTCATGCCAATGGATTTCAATGttctagaaaaatatttttctcttcgaTTCAATTTTCGATATATGTATTAGAACtcgattaattcaaatttgcATAGTATAAAGCCTACTTAAACTTTACATGCTCTTTAGAAAACAACGATTAACACTAGTATTTATCGTAATAGTTATATTTATTAATGTATAGTCTtatgtcttgaaaaatattttctaaaataatactaataattattaaaaataaataacataattacCAGAATTTGTGTTCAATTCGTGTCTTACGTCTAgatttttttcttggttttcattttgtgtttaattatTGTATTCTAGTCCAATTAATTCAAACTTACATATTGTGTGCCTATACACATCCTCCAAGAAATGAcgattaatatgaatattttatcataatattcatattaattgatgtatAGTCTTAcgtcttaaaaaaatatattttttaagaaataattaat
Proteins encoded in this region:
- the LOC125862790 gene encoding rho GDP-dissociation inhibitor 1-like; the encoded protein is MSAIVEPISPSKALIMDTMMDENNQQENMKMLDDESLREEQLLESDYSTSDEGMFLVSKFTIHINELEPEVQEPKLYIICPERPELVLCEPFFSTPKECLFTLKEASRYKLKFSFTVSNNVVCGLKYINTTWKTGVRVDKSQVMLGTFEPRKEPYVYELEEDVTPSGVFARGLYTTRTQVIDEKERCYVDITYYFDIQRQWPESP
- the LOC125863049 gene encoding uncharacterized protein LOC125863049; amino-acid sequence: MIIMAITSSSTISISKLDFPVSLSQSINKKISISSIPFCTKKYVPKKLFFSIKNPKSCGYISNSLVNDCSIDETSKENKTQVSIDVKTSTWNWKGYSIRYQYCGNSGPALVLVHGFGANSDHWRKNLPVLAQSHRVFSIDLIGYGYSDKPNPRELGVDNFYSFETWGSQLNDFCKDVIGDKAFFICNSIGGLVGLQAAILEPQLCRGILLLNISLRMLHITKQPWFGRPLIKAFQNLLRNTELGKFFFKSVATPEAVKNILCQCYYDTSQVTDELVQAILLPGLEPGAVDVFLEFICYSAGPLPEELLPQVKCPVLVAWGDKDPWEPIELGRAYGKFDTVEDFVVLPNVGHCPQDEAPHLVNPLVESFVARHANV